GTAACAGCCACTAGGTGGTAGAGAAAGCTCATTGTCTTCTCACCAATACATGTAATGCCATCATTTCGATTTGTGCTATTTTTAATTGAATATTGATATATTTTAAGGAAATCTCAAgtgattttatttattttaatgGCTTTTTAGTGGGTAGTTTCATGAGAGAGCGCAAGTTATCTGTTAATGTACAGAGAAACTCaaaaagtgaagtcacatctCTATATTGCTGACATGAAAAGCAAGCCATATACAATCTTTTGTGCAGTTATCCAAATATGATCTTTCCATGTATAAGTTGATTACTGCTATAAATACTTTTAACTGCTCTCAGTGGGACATCAGGCTCTGCAAAAAATCAAGTTCTAAGAAAATACTCTAGTAACTAGTAAGTAGATTTCACCAGCACAGATACTACTGTGACTTGATGTTGACCTTGACTCCATCAATTGATATTTAACATAACCAATACTTGGAATGATTGTTTAGCTATTGTTAACAAGAGCAAACACTAGGGAGAAGCTCAAGTGGAATCTGTGCAGATAATGACAGGGCTGCCTGGTTCTCCCAAATTCTCTGTCAATTCAtcaaatggcagatgaagttcaccTACTGATCACAGCTAAACTAGGAGAGGCAAAATATGTAACAGATGATTATAACTTTCTTTAAAGCTATCTGGAGTCTCCAAAATGATCCACCAACCTTTTCAAAAGTAAAGCAAAAACAAAATGATGAAATGACCTTGAAAATTGCTCACTGGCTAAAACAGGACTATAATGTTAGTTTTCTGTTGGTGACCTACAGGAGATTATATTTTCATTTCTGTAGTCTTATTAGTTGCATATCAACTAACTAGTTTTAAGTTGCAACAACCTTTATTTAATAGACAAACCTGACCTTTGTTTTGCAGCAATAACATCACAAAGACAGCAACGAGAACAGGCAATTCTCATAATATATTTGAAATTGGTATTGATCATGGAATCTTCAATGTTAACAACAATAGCTttcatttacatagcaccttgcTCTCATTGAGGCAATGCTGTGTTTCAACAGTGCAGTCTTAATGGAAGCCAGGTCTGTTTGTGTAGAAGTGAAAGATACTATAGCAGGATTTAAAGAAGCATAGGCAGTTCTCCCGGTGTCCTGGCCAACATCATTCCCTATCAATACCTTCTAAAACAGATTGATCACTAATTTGCTGTCAGTCAGGCTATTGCGAATTGCCCGTCACATTTAGCCATATAATAGGGTCAACATTTCATCAATCAGTTACTCTGCTAAACTCAGTATCACACTTCACTTTGAAGCAAAGAGTTTTACAGAGATCTGGTACTTCTGGTAACCTTTTGTGCCTCAATTAATGAATGTATTATGGACACACTAACTGAATGAGTTACATCACAGCTATTTAAGCAAGAAGTGCCAAGTGTTGTTACTCAGAGTGAATTCTGAATTGtatttctgtggtgttatttacCCAAAATACTAGCAGTTGTCTGTAATGTTTGATGTTCTGAAGTGATGGGCAGGCCTGAAAACATTTCTACAAGTTTATTCCTGGCAGAATTGATGTAGTAGAGAGTTGAATAAGACAGCTGGGTTTTCCAAAACAGGTCACTAAGTCTTCATGTCCTTAAACTTTGCAGCCTCTGTCTTAAGAGAAATATTTCACTTAATGCAATTCCGTGGCAATAGTGGATATGTTTTTATAGGAATTATAGGTGACAACCTGTAGTCATTAGGTTCCTCCAAGGCATGAAGTTATGATCTTGCTGTGTTTTGTTGAAAACATGCTGCTTCTGCTAAATATTTACACATTCCAGGAATACTCACTTTTATCGAAACTGGGCTCTGGTCTTTAGTTTTTGGCTACTTCAGTTCAACTGGTGACACAAGTGCAATAACTTTTAAAACTGTAAAAGGCACAAATCAAAAACATCATAAAAACAGTATCTGCCTATTCCTAGTTTGACTGCCCAATCTTTCCTTTGAGATCAGATCATTTTGGAGCCCCAGCTTGTGCTGGGTTGGAGCCTTGGAGATCAAGATACTGGCAGATTGCATGCAACCCAGAAAGTTTATGGGGTGTACCTGTTGGCTGAGGATATCCTGAAGGGCTGCAGTTTTTTGAGGAGGGCAGTTGAGTGTTACCTGTACTTGCAGAAGAAATGGAATGCAGTTTGTGCTTGAAGATGTCAGTTTTTAAATTATTGGCTAGGCAGCTTGATGATCGATTGATTCTAgcagtcatagtcatacagcacagaatcagacccttccgtccaaccagtccattccaaacataatcccaaacaccTGCCTTCCATTAGTGATACAACTCAGATGTCAGTTTCCTAGGAAGACAGTTTATCTTTATCAGATGGAGTGTCTGATATCCATATAGAACATTGTAAGTTTTACATTTGCTTTTGAATCCTTATTTTCTGCCTTTAAACCGATTCCTGAAAGCGGCAGCTCCTGCTCATCAGCACCAATTTGCAATAGCATCCTTTTTAAAATACATGGTATTTTAAGTCCCCTTTTAGAAAGTCTACCTGAATGAGTTCTCAGAGTTGGTTTTCAGCTGGTTCAAAGCTGCATATATCTTAATTTCTTACAAATATCttacaaacgacagacaaaagtagacattgggccacttcaaactgatgcagggagcctagtgatgggagataaggaaatagcaggagaacttaacaagtactttgcatcagttttcacagtggaagacatgagtaatatcccaacaattaaagggagtcagggggctgagttgagtatggttgtcattacaaaagagatagggctagaaaagctaaaaagtcttaaaattgataaatctcctggccccgaggggatacatcctagagttctgagagaggtggctgaggaaatagcggaggcattggttgagatctttcaagagtcactggagtcactgaaagtcccggatgattggaagatcgcggttgtaaccccattgttcaagaaaggatcaagacaaaagatggaaaattataggccaattagcctaacctcggttgttggtaaaattctagaatccatcattaaggatgaggtttctaaatttttagaagagcagagtctgattagaacaagtcaacatggatttagtaaggggaggtcatgcctgatcaacctgttggtattctttgaagaggtgacaagtaggttagaccagggaaacccagtggatgtggtctatctagacttccaaaaggcctttgataaggtgccacacgggaggctgctgagcaaggtgagggcccatggtgttcgaggtgagctactgggatggattgaggattggctgtctgacagaaggcagagagttgggataaaaggttctttttcagaatggcattcggtgacgagcggtgtcccacagggttcaatgttggggccacagctgttcgcattgtatattaatgatctggatgaagggactggggaaattctagcaaagtttgcagatgatacaaagttaggtggacaggcaggtagtacggaggaagtggggaggctgcagaaggatctagacagtttgggagagtggtccaggaaatggctgatggaatttaacgtgaacaaatgcgaggtcttgcactttggcaaaaagaataaaagcacagactactttctaaacggtgagaaaattcgtaaaacCAAAGGACAAAGGGATCTggaagtgctagtcgaggattctctaaaggtcaacatgcaggttgagtccgtgattaagaaagcgaatgcaatgttgtcacttatctcaagagagttggaatataaaagcaccattgtgctactgagactttataaagctctggttaggccccatttggagtactgtgtccagttttagtccccacacctcaggaaggacatactggcactggaacatgtccagcggagattcacacagatgatccctggaatggtaggtctaacatatgaggaacggatgaggatcctgggattgtattcattggagtttagaagattaagaggagacttaatagagatgtgCAAGATAATacgtggcttggaaagggtggacactaggaaattcTTTTCGTTacgtgaggagactaggacccgtggacacagccttaaaattagagggggtaaattcagaacagaaatacggagacatttcttcagccagagagtggtgggcctgtggaattcattgccgcagagtgcagtggaggccaggacgttaaatgtcttcaaggccgagattgatagattcttgttgtctcggggaattaagggctacggggagaatgcgggtaagtggagttgaagtgcccatcagccatgattgaatggcggagtggactcgatgggccgaatggccttccttccactcctatgtcttgtggtcttaaTTTGATTGTCAGTCTTTCAACCACCTACACACACTGGCTGCACACTATCCCATTTGCAATATGCAATAggggcatagagatgtacagcacagaaacagacccttcggtccaactcatcgatACTGACCaggtatcttaaattaatctagtcccatttgccagtatttgtcccacatccctctaaacccttcctattcacatatttatccagatgccttttaaatgttgtttttgtaccagcctccagcagctcatttcaccttctgcatgaaaacgtttccCATTCGGTTGTCTTTACCTCTAATTTGTTAAGGCTCCTTCAATGATAAACTCTGAACCTATGACCTATATACAACCTAGAAAAACAAAGGATCGACCTCTTCCCGCTGATTGTTAAAAGCAGAGTTTTACAGGATAGGTTGAGATAATTGCAGTGTATGTAGTTGAGGCCCCATGCAATGTACGTGAGTGCACAGCCACACTTCACAATTAATGCTTACTTAAATACAACAAATCTGTGGATGGATCAACTAGTATGGTAAAGAATGCATTTTAGAGTCAGCTGTAGTAAACATTCTTTAATAATTTCTTTATAGCACGATTCATGGCGATACAGACTCAGGACACACCAAACCCCAACAGTTTAAAGTTTCTTGCTGATCGTCAAATCGTAGCATCGGGGAGCGTGGATTTTCCAAGTGTCAGTGCAGCTCATTGCTCACCTCTTGCCAAGTAAGTATAACAAACCAGGTTTAAACCAGGACAGACTGCAAGATGTGGACCCTTATGGAATGgtacaaaaaaaaagacagaaattgATCTAGACTCTTTTACATCCCCCTTCTGCCCGTGACACCCCGCAGCATTTCACATTTGATTCAGCGTGTTTCAAGAATATTCAGAGATAACACAGCAGTCAACAACAAGCTCAGCCAAACACTGATGTAATCAAtgacttcaaactgatgcagggagcctagtgatgggagataaggaaatagcaggagaacttaacaagtactttgcgtcagttttcacagtggaagacaggagtaatatcccaaaaattaaagggtgtcacggggctgagttgagtatggttgccattacgaaagagatagtgctagaaaagttaaaaagtcttaaaattgataaatctcctggccccgatgggatacaccctagagttctgagagaggttgctgaggaaatagcagaggcattggttgagatctttcaagagtcactggagtcaggaaaggtcccggacgattggaagatggctgtagtaacccccttgttcaagaaaggatcaaggcaaaagatggaaaattataggccaatcagcttaacttcggttgttggtaaaattctagaatccatcattaaggatgaggtttctaaattcttggaagagcagagtctgattagaacaagtcaacatggatttagtaaagggaggtcatgcctgacaaacctgttggaattttttgaagaggtaacaagtaggttagaccaggggaacccagtggatgtggtctatctggactttcaaaaggcctttgataaggtgccacacgggagactgctgagcaaggtgagggcccatggtgttcgaggtgagctgctgggatggattgaggattggctatctaacagaaggcagagagttgggataaaaggttctttttcagaatggcagccggtgacgagcggtgtcccgcagggttcggtgctggggccacagctgttcgcattatatattaatgatttggatgagggaaccgggggcattctagcgaagtttgccgatgatacaaagttaggtagacaggcaggtagtactgaggaagtggggaggctacagaaggatctagacaggttgggagagtggtccaggaaatggctgatggaatttaacgtgagcaagtgcgaggtcttgcactttggcaaaaagaatataggaatggactactttctaaatggtgagaaacttaataaagccaaagcacaaagggatctgggagtgctagtcgaggattctctaaaggtaaacatgcaggttgagtctgtgattaagaaagcgaatgcaatgttgtctcttatctcaagagggttggaatataaaagcagagatgtactactaagactttataaagctctggttaggccccatttggagtactgtgtccagttttggtccccacacctcaggaaggacatactggcactggaacgtgtccagcggagattcacacggatgatccctggaatgacaggtctagcatatgaggaacggctgaggatactgggattgtattcgttggagtttagaagattaaggggagatctaatagagacgtacaaaataatacatggctttgaaaaggtggatgctagaaaattgtttctgttaggcgaggagactaggacccgtggacacagccttagaattagatggggtcatttcagaacggaaatgcggagacatttcttcagccagagagtggtgggcctgtggaattcattgccacggagtgcagtggaagccgggacgctaaatgtcttcaaggccaagattgataggttcttgttgtctagaggaattaagggctacggggagaatgctggcaagtggagctgaaatgcgcatcagccatgattgaatggcggagtggactcgatgggccgaatggccttacttccactcctatgtcttatggtcttatggactccaTCATATGAACTGAGGGAAAACAGTTGGCTCAGACTATATCTAGGTTGATCAGAAAATGTCCTGCTTTATGTGGTAATAGAGACTTGAATTTCCTTCTCATCTAAAAGATGATGTATCCAACAACAAGCTGCAATATAGCACTGGAATGGCAAGCTACATTATGGGCTCAAGTCTCTGGAGTGGGACTTATCCCATGACATTCTGACTATCAATGCTTCCACTGATCCACATATGCCATATATTGTGAACTTTACACTTACAAATAGGTTATGAGTCTATGGGTTGGAATGTAAAGGGCTATGGTATATGAAGTGCTCTTTTATATTCTGTATGGAGTACCCAATATCTGTTCATGTTTCTGCCAGAATATTCAGGTACCCCTGGCTAAGGAAACAATGTTTTTCTCACTATGATTTCACCTGCCACTAATACTGCCATTccacctcctttttcttcttacTGTCTTTCCTAAAGATTGACTATTCTCAAATGTTCAGTTTCCAGTCCTGGATATCCCTCCGATATCAATCCTATGATTGCAATTGTATTGTACCCATTTGCAACTACTTGGACTGTTAATTTTGTCTACCTTTTGCAAATGTGCCCTGCATTCAGTTACTGTGTCTTGAGACTTTCCTTTATTGACATGTTCACAGTTTTTGTACTGTGGCCCTATTTGCTGCTCGCACTGGTTTCCTTAGCCTCTACATTTGCTTTGtgcttctctgtctgtctgtctcccttcagaatgtcctgcagccattCAGTCACATCCTTGAACCTGGCAttatggagctgaaaatgtgttgctggaaaagagcagcaggtcaggcagcatccaaggagcaggagaatcaatgtcgattctcctgttccttggatgctgcctgacctgctgcacttttccagcaacacattttcagctctgatctccagcatctgcagttttcacttTCCCCTGGCATTATTGAGACAACATACCACTCTGGTTTGCAGCCACAGAAACCTCCTTAAAGTAGAATCCTCCATCACTACTACTCTCATACTTCTCTTTCTGTTTTCTTCCTGTAGTTTAAGAAATATTAAATATCTACCTGGAACCTTCTCTTATTCCTTAAGTCTTTAAAcactgttaatccaaagaccgTGGTGTTTGCTTGTAAGACGAGACACTAGAAATACTTACCTGCTTTTACTTACCAAGTCCACAACCTGTCTGCACCAGCTTTCAGTTCCTCTTGAGGAGCTTATGTTTTCCCTGCTATATCACTTTTGTCTATTTTCAAAGTTCACCCCTCTTATTCAGCTTGTCAGTTCCTGGTCTACTTAAAGCTCAAAATAGAGAAAGGTAAAAAGAATCAAGCACCGCTTTCCCCTTTTACCAAACTCATAATGTTCCCACTCTGTACCAAAGCACTTAACTCCTTTTATTAATGCTGGTGGGACTCAGATCACAGTATTAATAGGCAGTTGAAAATAAAGTTAATTATTTAATTAGCTGACTTCAGTTGTACTGCAACAGATTTGCTTTATTAGGCCCCAAGTCCCTCACTGTCCTTACAGTTACAACAGTATCCTTAAGTGAAGTGCTAATCGCAGGAGACAAGCAGTCATAAGTTTTATGTATGATTAATCCTTAGCATTTAAAACTCTTATCTCCCCTTTCATCAAACTTGCAGTGTTACCTCTCTGTATTTGTGCATTTTTATAACTTAGGAGTTAAATTTATAATGTGCTATGTACAATGAACAGAAAGTAATAATAATAGTTTAtaagtatttaatatttaattgaAAAGGCAAGTTATTCAGACTTTTGGAGTAAGCGGTCACGTGATTGTATTCTTTTTCAGGCAGCTATTCCAAATAGAAGGGgttaaaagtgtgttttttgGCCCTGATTTCATTACAGTAAATAAGGTGAGCATTATTTACCACCCTTATATTTTGCTTGATGTGTAAAATATGAACATAGTGCTGCAGGGTTAATTAAAGTATTAAATATTCACAGGAAAGTGAAGTGGAATGGAACGTGCTTACACCTCAAATTTCAGCTGTCCTTGTAGATTACCTTGCTAGCGGTCTTCCGTTAATAACAGATATACCACAATCTGATTCTGGTAAGGATTTGCCTTTGCACTTTTTAGAAATTTGGAATAAAACTGTGGACCACACAAAACATGCACAGATAATTAGTCCAATATTGTAGTGATCTTGCCTAAACTCCTAATGCATCAAGGTGTAGTTTAttatatattgacagtttacagACTACATCAACATGATGCAATAATGTTGGTATAGTGTCTTTGAAGAGGACCAGATGTTCACAGTTCCACACGACATCATCATAATAGATGGTCTAACTATGGGCTCCTCAGTAATGATGCTTTCAGATCCACTCAGACCACTCCCAATTCTCAATAATAAACTATTTACTGACACTCAGTTTAGTTTCTGCCAGGGCCAACTCCTGCTCTCATTGCAATTGAACTTCAGACATGAGGTGAGGGCACCTGCCCTtgtcatcaaggctgcatttgtccAAGTGGCATTGGACAGCACAAGCAAAAGTAGATGCAACTGGAAATAGAACAGTGCCATAATCAGCAGGGCAGGAAatacctgcctgtctatttttGCCCTATAGTCTATGTCAGTCTTGTGCAGATATACGTTTCCATTGAAAATGTAATGTATTCCAGCGAAATTTTAGTCCTGATGATTGACACCTATGGAGATCATTgtatgaaatgttgattttcagttttttttattggGGTTGTAAAGATGTCTACCATTTGTATAATATTTTATCTTTTTTTATCTATTTTTGATCATTTAGTTTCTTCAGAGGGAAGCGAGGATGATGATGAAGTGGTTGCAATGATTAAGGAACTACTGGATACAAGAATAAGGTCATTAACCATTtttgagattagattacctacagtgtggaaacaggcccttcggcccacaccgaccctccgaagagcaacccacccagacccattccccctaaccaatgtacctaactctacagataatttagcatgaccaattcacctaacctgcacatctttggattgttggaggaaacccacgcagacactgggagaatgtgcaaactccacacagacattgtggcctgaggctggaatcaaacccaggtccctggcgatgtgaggcagcagggctaaccactgagccactgtgctgcccttaatATATACTTTTTCTGTTTGTTGTTGTGATGTGATGGGGCACCATTTGTTTTGCCCTGAGAAGGTGAAGGTGGATCTTCTCCTTGAACAGTTAGAATGGTAGCACAGTCACCATGGGGTTAGGTAAagaattttggaatattgaaCCAGTAACAGTGAGTGATTAGTAGTAAGTGT
The nucleotide sequence above comes from Chiloscyllium punctatum isolate Juve2018m chromosome 13, sChiPun1.3, whole genome shotgun sequence. Encoded proteins:
- the LOC140484624 gene encoding NFU1 iron-sulfur cluster scaffold homolog, mitochondrial-like isoform X2; amino-acid sequence: MFVIPSGPWFATARFMAIQTQDTPNPNSLKFLADRQIVASGSVDFPSVSAAHCSPLAKQLFQIEGVKSVFFGPDFITVNKESEVEWNVLTPQISAVLVDYLASGLPLITDIPQSDSVSSEGSEDDDEVVAMIKELLDTRIRPTVQEDGGDVIFKGFENGVVKLKLSGSCTGCPSSVITLKSGIQNMLQFYIPEVDEVIQVQDEIDEANIKAFEELEKKLKDM